From the genome of Globicephala melas chromosome 16, mGloMel1.2, whole genome shotgun sequence, one region includes:
- the MSS51 gene encoding LOW QUALITY PROTEIN: putative protein MSS51 homolog, mitochondrial (The sequence of the model RefSeq protein was modified relative to this genomic sequence to represent the inferred CDS: inserted 2 bases in 2 codons; substituted 2 bases at 2 genomic stop codons), translating into MAPRSRXRRHKKLPSSVAPVVVTPPTVVTPVPLTLSKPGPSIDTLGFFSLENNVPGLSQLILXKLNMKSYEEYKLVLDGDTPVSGFGYRCLQEMFQRMEDTFRFCAHCKVLPSGLSNSRVLSHSLRCRSVYYCGPECQRSDWPAHRRVCQELRLVAVDRLMEWPLVTGGFVLPSGPWSWLTEGAQGWDTWFSMXRLQLEATLDAMLGSQAMTTLWASVGWPRPDPDVLQGSLKRLLTDALSQPLTLGFGLRALGINVGRVGGSTVHVVGASHAETFLTHPXDYDELGYMFPGHLGLHVIMVGVGVAAGFSQSASPSLLEPGTVQLSSHRGLYHDFWEEQVESGQIAHPDLVVAFHPGFHASLDLMEAWLPTLLLLRDYEIPTMITVYSQQELAASLQILVDMDTHITACGANPFASLKPEQVYSNPNKQPVYCSAYYITFLGSSCQLDKRQLEEKVNGRV; encoded by the exons ATGGCTCCACGGTCCCGATGACGAAGGCACAAGAAACTCCCCTCATCAGTGGCTCCCGTGGTTGTGACCCCACCCACAGTTGTGACTCCTGTGCCTCTGACCCTCTCAAAACCTGGACCTAGCATTGATACACTTGGCTTCTTCTCCTTGGAGAATAATGTTCCTGGCCTATCCCAGCTGATCC CAAAGCTGAACATGAAAAGCTATGAAGAATACAA GTTGGTGCTAGATGGGGATACTCCTGTATCAGGCTTTGGATATCGATGCCTTCAAGAAATGTTCCAGAGGATGGAGGACACATTCCGATTCTGTGCTCACTGTAAAGTACTCCCTAGTGGCCTTTCAAACTCCAGGGTCCTCT CTCATTCTCTCAGGTGCAGAAGTGTCTATTACTGTGGTCCAGAGTGCCAGAGGTCAGACTGGCCAGCACACAGGAGGGTTTGTCAAGAGCTGCGTCTTGTAGCTGTGGACCGTCTCATGGAATGGCCTCTGGTCACAG GTGGTTTTGTCCTTCCCTCAGGACCTTGGTCTTGGCTGACTGAAGGCGCACAGGGCTGGGACACCTGGTTTTCTATGTGACGTTTACAGCTAGAGGCTACTCTGGATGCTATGCTTGGTAGTCAGGCCATGACCACCCTGTGGGCCAGTGTAGGATGGCCAAGGCCAGATCCAGATGTCCTGCAGGGCTCTTTGAAGCGGTTGCTGACAGATGCCCTGTCACAGCCCTTGACACTGGGCTTTGGGCTTCGGGCCTTGGGGATAAATGTTGGGAGGGTCGGGGGAAGCACAGTGCACGTGGTTGGTGCTTCTCATGCAGAGACGTTCCTTACTCACC GGGACTATGATGAACTTGGCTACATGTTTCCTGGGCACCTTGGCCTCCATGTAATCATGGTTGGTGTAGGTGTAGCTGCTGGCTTTTCACAGAGTGCCTCACCTTCACTCCTGGAACCTGGCACAGTTCAGCTTAGTAGCCATAGGGGCCTCTATCATGACTTCTGGGAGGAGCAGGTAGAGTCTGGGCAGATAGCCCATCCAGATTTGGTGGTGGCATTCCATCCAG GTTTCCATGCTTCCCTGGACCTGATGGAGGCTTGGCTGCCCACCCTCTTGCTACTTCGTGATTATGAGATCCCTACAATGATTACTGTTTACAG CCAGCAGGAGTTGGCAGCCTCTTTGCAGATTCTGGTGGACATGGATACACACATCACAGCCTGTGGAGCTAATCCTTTTGCGTCCCTCAAACCTGAACAGGTCTACTCCAACCCCAACAAGCAGCCAGTATACTGCAGTGCCTACTATATCACGTTTCTTGGAAGCTCCTGCCAGCTGGATAAGAGGCAATTGGAAGAGAAAGTAAATGGCAGGGTATAA